The DNA sequence AAGATTAGACAATTTACTTCTCTTGTAGATCACTCGTCTACTCGTAACAATgacttgtaaaataaattagctTATTAAGGAAAACAAATTACTAGTAGTTTGCTCAATAATGCATGGAAATAATGATgcgtaatttaatgaaataaataatcgcTTACGAAAATTGTTATCATAGAATATACAACCATGTCAATGATTATCATTTTCGAGGGACTTAAGTCACCGTCACCGTCGCCACCGCCCTCATGGACTAGAAgagatttctttgttttttttctaaaagtctattgattttttgtaaattcCCATCATTTTAATGgtattactatattatttttattttgtttcatttataatttaatttcaagccATTTTCATAATTTCATTGCACGTGATTTAATTTTTCATACCTACAACAAACCATAAAACATTAAGTTTTATAGTCAAAACCATTTGACTTTTATAACATAAGATTTGTAGTATGGGGTAAGTTCACTTGTCCTATAAAAATGCCCAAGCAATGTCACAGTGACAACTGACAACTAACATTGTCATTGTCACCGAAAACCGTGTCATAAACACTGTCTTATTTCTTACAAAAATTCGTGTGTCAGCTAATTTATCAATCTAAATACTAAcgtaaaatagtttttgttaaCACAAAGTAAAATGTAAAACTTACGCACAACTTTGTAATAAAAACTTTGACTCCTCATGTTGAACCACACTGATGCTTACTAGACTCCTTACACACAATTTAAGAAAACTTGCTAACTTATTGAAGAATAACGCTAAGCATAGTCATTTTCCTTCAAAACTAGTAACAGAATACTCTGAGACTAAAATGAAAGATTGTGATCGATTGACACCTTTGGTTTATCCAACGAACTACGACCTCGTATTAAAACCCGATCTCAAGACAGGCGTTTTCGAGGGAacagtaaaaattaatataactgTAAAGGCGGACCAGAAAAAAATTGCTTTACACTCtaagtttttaaaaattaaggGCTTAACGTTAAATAGAGGCGATGAAGCTATATCCATATTAAAGTATTCTAGAGAAAAACAATCACAGCAACTAGTGGTACATTTTGAGAATGTATTGAATTCAGGAAACTATCAAATGAATATTGAGTTCAGTGGTGATTTGACTAGAAAAATTGTTGGTTTCTATCTTTCACATTTAAAGGATAATAGGTATATGTTAACAAACTACTTATTCTCAagaatacattatacaaatcaattataatataacaaagaTATTCAATGTAAATTGTAGAGATGGGGCCATTCTCTGCAATATCATCttagaattttttatattaaatgtatattcttttacattatatgtaattataaattcaattctataaatttttcaatttgactaattttgagTATTAAGAGTAACAAATAATtcacaataatttttttctaatttcagaACAATGGTAGCCAGTAAATTTCAGCCAACATATGCTCGCCAAGCATTCCCTTGTTTTGATGAGCCAGATTTCAAAGCCACATATGATATTGCACTTGTTAAACCCGAAGGGTATGTGGCATTGTCAAACATGAATGTAAGTGTGTAAATccatttttagttatttataccTAAATAGAGCAGAGTAAATAAAAACTGTGGGCGTTttatgtgttttaatttttattattaaaagaagTGTTCTATCCATTCAAGCTTTGTGATTTTTCAGGAAATATCAGTGACACGGGACCCATCATCTGATTTAGAAACTGTCAAATTTGCGACCAGTGTCCCAATGTCGACATATCTGGCTTGTTTTGTTGTATGTGATTTTGGATATAAGGATGTTGAAATTAATACTTCTGGTATCGGAAATACTTTCAAACTTAGATCTTTTGCTCAAAAAAATGAACTTCATAAGATTGATTTTGCTCAAGACATTGGGAAGAGAGCTACTGAATTTTACATAAGATATTATGAAGTAGAATTTCCCTTGCCAAAATTaggtaaaatatgttttatgattaaaaattatatttagggtgcactattattcaaaatattgcCATTGATTATAATCAATAGGTCAGTTTCTGACTTTTGCAAAGTATGAGATGTTATGCatgataaacattttttttatttacacatgAGGATTATTGTTCACttagaaatttatttatcaCACTGTTTACTATTTTTTTCAGATATGATTGCAATACCTGACTACATTTCTGGAGCCACTGAGCACTGGGGTCTTATAACATACAGAGAAACATCATTTCTGGTTGATGAGGCTACTGCTTCTGTTAAAAATAAGATCAGTATTGCTAATACTATAGCTCATGAACTGGCTCACATGTGGTTTGGAAATTTAGGTAAAACTACGGATTAGATTATTTTACAAAAGATGCTATTGATGTAGAATATATGGGCCTACGGTATAATAattttaccaataaaaataaaggaacaatgttattattatgatatcaaatATCATGTTCATCGGTCATTGTCCTGTGATAATTGCCCCAGTtttctgaataaaataaatatttttcaactaaTCTTGCAGTGACAATGAAATGGTGGGATGAAGTATGGCTAAATGAAGGTTTTGCTTCCTACATGCAAGTTAAATCATTGAATGCAATTGAACCATCGTGGGCCATggtaaatagtattttaataattaataattttattataatgcaaTTATATAGTTTCAAACACAAATTGATAATATCAAGAAATTGGTTTTATGTGATAGCCTGATTTGTAAATGatagccaattttttttaaattcattgatgtctcttttttcttttcctacctaagctggtagccttgagaggctattccagcgtaaccttaactagtaggtgagctcacggggctcaaacctgacgacgttgctaacacgaaccctagcaagagtcgtgcttcgcagaatctaccaccggatcggaaacacgacccactgagaatatccggcgagaaactcagtgggctgtgtctgagagttaatttactcgtcgagccctttgtcgcaagcgacggattcgacgagaacggtgaccggtgcttgaagtacctagaagcacctttagtggatcgatagttttgggcgacgtcgactgcttttcattttttccgcaggatcgggaatgttgaTGTCTCCAATAATAGTTTGACGTATTGTAAGCTAGCACAGGTACTaatactctgcctatttctggtgcGAAGCAGTCACGCGTTTGGATTGGAAGTCTATCTAATTACACAACCCATTTTCGCATATTTTTAACTGTCACAAGTATATCAATATTCCGTTTTTTCGTATACATTAGTGAAAAAACTGATACCGTTTTATTTGCAGTTGGATCAATTCTTAACAAAAACTGTTCATCCTGTACTAGTGACTGATGCCAAACTTTCAAGTCATCCTATAGTACAAACTGTGTCTACACCCGATCAGATAACATCAATATTTGACACAATTTCTTACaataaagtaagtatattgttactAGGACCATGGATTGAAGTACGattggtttaaaaaatattaattgcgcCCAGAAGTGTGGATAACTTTTATACTGTCACTGGAGATATTTTAAAGACTAGCCATTGATTTCAATTCTTATTTAGTGCAATGGTAATGTAGACATATCATCAACTTCAGTGTGGACTTGTCTACTAGTGGAAATATGTAGGTCTCTCAATTTTCACTACTAAACATGTACCTTTGCAGATTGTTGGAAGAAGAATTATTTGTTATTCTCGGTCATTGAGCTCAATGCAAAGTCAGGGTCAACTGCTAGTGCAGTCAGATGCCGTTAATTACCGTATGTAATACCGCTATTTGTCACGATAAAAGACCAATCTTGAGGATTTGCTCTGCAAGCCACTAAGGATTGGCGCACAGCTAACTCGATCTGGTCAGTCCACCATATGGATGACCCCCCACGTGATTCGGTTACTTCTTTGGATACTTTATAGCCTTTGCATATGAGcacacggcccgcctgatggcatGGTCAAGTTATTGGCAAGATAGAAATCTAGGGTAAAGTTTACagggtaaattaaattaaagtcgtaattgaagtcgtcgtggcctaaaggataagacgtccggtgcattcggatctaacgatgcaccgatgttcgaatcccgcaggcgggtaccaaattttgtaatgaaatacgtagttcacaactgttcacgattgccttccaTTATCGAGGAATAACatcttatattaaaaataaaacctgcaaaaagtataatttgcgtaattatcaGCGCCCtttctgcagtaatgcgtttcggtttgaagggctgggcaaccgttgtactgtatatATGGGGACGtagactcatatctcaatgtaggtggcagcatttacgttggagatgtctataggttccggtAATCAtccatttaatcaataaattagtaaaaaatatcgtaatttcTACAATAACCACTGATTGTTTAACTGCAGACTACCGTTTTTGTTTTCTCTAAACCAAAACTATGAAACCATTAATTCACAGGGCGCATCCATATTAAGAATGCTCGAGGGTTTCATTGGCGAAGAAAACTTCCGTCGTGGCGTTTCAGATTACCTCAAGAAGTTTCAGTACGGTAATACAGTGACTCAAGATTTACTATCCTGTCTTGAAGTTTACTTTAAACAGGAAAATCCTGATTTAAGCCTGACGTAAGTTTAGATATGACAATATGAaccatcataaataaataataaatgtttgtttGGTTTCTGCTTAGCATTTTGCTATTGCCTACGAATGTATGGTCCATTTGGTGGATAGTGTCTCTCATGAACATCGGCATTCGTAGAATCATAATTATTGACACTGTATAGGGTAATGTGAGCGGCCAAGAAGTGATTTAAAACCAATCATTTCTGATGTcataaaattaaactgaatacCTTAAGATTTCAGTTTTCAGTCATGGTTAGATTAAGGAATAgagaaataagaaataattgAGCTGAGAGTGTTTTATGCTTGCCTAACTTCTATGATTGCTCTTGTTCTCCTTGGTTTGACGAGCATATGGggttcaatctgagagaattcctaacatctgccctagcaagagcattgcttctctgtcggaattgcgacccgctgaaaagatccggcaagaaactcagtggattgtggATTCCTCCGCGGATTAAGTTGCACGTTGAAATCTGTCCGGTGCTTTGAATGCCTCAAAGTACCGAAAGTGAATGGGCAGGATCAGAAATGGCATGTATACTCGTATTTATGGCTATTAATCTAATGTATAAGGGACATCTATCTAATTTCCCAAGGTGGTCTTGACATTGTGCCGTCAATGGACTCAAAGACTTAAGAATAATCGATCTTGATAAATAACGACCCAAATAACATTTTAGTCACATCATGGATACGTGGACACAACAAATGGGTTATCCACTACTCTACGTTGAACCGGGGAATGGAACAAACACATACGTTGTTACTCAAAAACGGTTTTTGCTCGATCCTGACGCAGAATACACGAACGATTCGAAGTTCAAGTAAGTTTTACTTAACAGAATCATTATGAAATAGAATTgggtgttttaatttttctttttttaactaaatCACCGATTTAAGTTGAGTATTTCCATAAAAGTTAATCGATTAAGTAAAACCGTATTGCTATTGGAATAGAAATGAAAAATGCTTAGTAAAATACGTTAATAGGCGTGTTTTTTGTTCTTGTGTATGAACTCAAACTATACGTAATAATCttcaaagtttttaaaatacatatattgtcAATACATATATCTAACCTGTTGCAAtcatatacagggtgtatttGAACTTATATTGCTCATGAGGTTTTAGTTGCTTAAATAAATCTGACACGTTGTAAATGTAGGTAGGGAGTaggtcggtaggcagcggcctggctctgcccctggcattgctgaagtccatgggcgacggtaaccactcaccatcgggtgagacgtatgcttgtctgcctacaagggtaataaaaaaaaagtgcgtaattactggtgccaCATGATCAAATGTTCCGGCTTGGGATTCATGACAGGCATgattataaaaacaattgagAATTAAACCTTCGACTGCCGTGCAGTTCACCGGTGCACTATGTGGCGCACTGAACTAATTATGTTGATTTCTCTCTTTGATCTTGTTAAGACGCCGGAATATCCAGTAGACTTTGGCAAAgatgaatccgaagatactgagaattaTCTATTTCTTAGAGacctaaaaaactaaaacatacattaacctACAAAAGAAGGCAATCCAGGTGCCTTAGTCACAGAAATGGACATatttacttcagtgcgccacgtagggcaccggtgacctatacGGCAGTCAGAGGGTTAAAGGTCACGTTTTAAGATGGACGTCTACTATATTCACGATATTTACTTCGAGGACCACTTGGTACCATTGTTgtggtgaattttttttttcctacttaatctgtcagccttgagaggctgcaTCGGCGTAACCGGTAAACACTAAGTATTAAAGCCTCTTTCGTTTTGACTGTTGACAGTGTCGAAACAACAGAGATATCGATCGATTTACTCGACTAATAAACTTTAAGGCGTGAATAAAATCGTTAATTGTGTTTGTGTGATCATAGTTACCGTTGGTACGTGCCGATAACTTACAAGACAAATAAAGGAAATTGCGGCAGAGTTATTTGGTTCCCCGATACGGTAGAGAGCGgtgagttattatttatttattatcaaattagttttactaggctgcactaaaaatatcgggaatggaatatttccactgttcctgtcatattaaaatctttttaattgaaaactccttggttttaaaaatcgaataccatttatttatttaaaaaaagattctcggtcttgtcacgaggttttgtcaaacttgtttagtcgttgagaaaatggaattgactcgagaaaattcaagagcgatgatttattatgactttcgaagtggtttaacacaaaaacagtgtgttgaccggatgatttctgcattgggtgatgaagccccatccaagaccacaatttatcgctggtttgctgagtttcaacgtggacgtgtcaagctcagtgatgatccccgtcaaggtcgtccaaaaactgcagtcacccaagaaaacgttgatgctgtgcataagatgattgaggaagatcgacatgtgacataccgcgaaattcaggcaactttagacattggcatgagtcaaatacaaataatcttgcatgaacaattaggtgtaaaaaagttgttttcccgatggataccgcattcgctctgtgaagagcaaaaagcggctcgcgttacttggtgcgtcagaactctcgaaagattccacgcaagatcctcaaatgctgtatcaggtgacgaatcctggatatacgcgtacgaacccgaaacaaaaaaccagtcacgagtttgggtgttcgaaaatgagttaaagccaacaaaaattgttcgttcacggagtgttgcaaaaaaaatggtggccacgtttgtctccaaaaccggccatgctacgactattcctcttgagggacaaagaacggttaatgcagaatggtatgctagcatttgtttgctacaggtcgtttctgaactccgtaaagagaactgcaaccgccgcatcatcctccatcacgacaatgcgagttctcacaccgcgcacagaacaaaagagtttttagagcaagaaaacatagaattattagaccatccgccgtacagcctcgacctaagccctaatgatttctatactttccctaaaataaagaataaattgcgtggacagagattttcatcacctgaagaagctgtagacgcctacaaaacggccattttggagaccccaacttccgaatggaatggttgcttcaatgattggttccatcgtatggaaaaatgtgtcaaatttcgcggagaatacttcaaaaagcaataaatacatttttaaatagtaatgttgtgtcacttcgttaattcccaaaattttcagtgccgccctcgtatcaATGATAGACGAGTTACTTAGCCTAGCCTCGTTATAAAACGTATTGTAAATCTTCatctcatgtctcgaggtgtaTGCAACATTATGAGTGGTATTGCGTCTTGTGACTTGTGAGCCCGCCCGGGTAGCTATTACCGCCCCGCCAATTTTTACCGCGAAACAATGatgagtttcagtttgaaagggtAGCCCTTATTACTATAAAAGTAAGTGTCATTTACGTTGTTTATGTCTTTGGGTTCCGTTAAACACTTAAtatgaggtgggccgtaagctcgtccagtcgtgtaattagaaaaaaacattcacGGTGCAGTGGCgttgcaacctaacctaaacatctgCCAGCTTagtttctcgctgaatcttctcagcgggtcgcgattccgacacggtagtaggttcattcgcgaagcagctactcttgtgTTTATAGGTcttccttggaggcgctcgggtagctgttagaaaATCCCGTCCCTCCTGGCTGTGcccttgctcgtccacctgtccttgtgaaactggaaaggtctccgggctcATAAAtccttaatcataaaaaaaaaagataaagaatctctaaataattaaaaataattatcgtgTCTATTTTTCAGTAACACTGAATCTCGATGACAATATCAGATGGctgaaaattaataacaatCAAATTGGTTATTATAGAGTTCATTATGCCGATGAGATGTGGCAAAATCTTATACTAGAGTTAAACGCTAAATCGAAAGAGGTAAATTGAAAACGTTTTTCTATGCATGCACGTGAAGACGTTTCACTTATCATTACTGTTTGTTCAAATAATGCAAGATGTTTCGCAATACGGACACTAATGCAGTTTTGTTATACAGCGTGttgaaaaaacattttaatatgagaatttatattttaacattttaattaaaaaaacattttaatatttaaacatttattataatgCGGTGAGCTAacacagattttctatttataagtagccTTTGTACCCTAGACAATATATATGTTTCACTGAGTTGTCATGATGGtggttcattatataaaaaaatcaatgtttttaTAACGCGTCCGTTTGTTGTGTCGGtagagtattttaaaaaaattgtacaattAAGAGTAATGTACAAATGATTTTGCATATTTGGTGTTCTTAACCGTAATTATCTAATATAGAGACTTTATTCGACATTATGTCATGCAACTATTTAGACACTACAGAAGCCGGAAGCTTTGCACGTGCAAGCTACATTAACTGACTTCCATTTCTTTAACCTTAATTTGAAATGAAGGTATACATACAATGCTGCCAAGAAACATCTAAAATGATGTGGTCTATCAACTTACAAGTAACTTACAAACATTATTTTGTCCTTAGATAGGCCGACTAGTTCACgactggtgtttagtggttatcgCAGCCCATAGAGACGGCATAAATGGCGTGAATTCATCAAATGTagtttaatattcacaataattattttagtaaattttacatgactctgacatgaatttattttacttaaattaccTACTTTGAATTAATCTATACGAAATTTATCATTACCCAgtctgataatagatggcgccaacaacatgatttgtataaaaaattacaatacttatTCAAAGTGTTTATGTTGATTATAAacacaatttattattaatatttgagtattttgtatttgttataaattaaacattaaaatcttctgtacattttcattatcaaaacagtgtttattaaatattaaatatggtagaataaatTTCATGttactaataacaaataaataataacatagaataaactaaactacaaattatgttaattatgtttatataaTGCCTACCGTTAATAATGGTGGTTTGTACCCATATACATATacgatacaattttttattctcATATGTACAGTTAACAATATCAGATCGAGCGCATTTATTGGATGACGCGTTTGCTCTCGCCGAAGCCGGCTCGTTGCCTTACAATATAGCGTTGGATCTCACAACGTATCTCACTGTGGAGGATGATGAAATACCTTGGACGACCGCCGTATCAATATTCGGAGGCTTAGCCAGAAGATTGCTGAACACACCAGCGTACGATGACCTTAAGgtaagttatatttaaaaaaatgtgttgtacacgaaaatacttttgttttaattttatatctgtATGGTGGGTACCCGATTTAATAGTTATGACCTATCTTTTAGGCctgaagtcgtggcctaaaagataagaggctcagtgtactcgtatcgaacgatgcgaCCGGGCCGATGTTCCAATCCCGCCTTCAAGTACCGATCGTTCTCACTAAATACCATCCATGTATTTGGATGAATGACTTTCACCATGCAGGAACAACGacgtgtaaaataaaaattaaatccgcaacagattgtaatttgcgtaatcgctGTACCGTTGAGAGACTTCGAGCTCATGTGtttgtttgcctacgtttgctgcacgctgttccaactccatacaaatttgagttaacttttacgctatcgagaacgttaaaaacacgcactaagcacacaggtctttctttttattgcttcgatgggtggacgaactcatagcccacctggtgttaagcggctaccatcgctacccaccttgcgatataagttctaaagtctcaagcaCAGCTACAACGGccgtcctacccttcaaaccgaaacgcatcactgcttcacggcagaaataggtagggtggtggtacctacccgcgcggactcacaagaggtcctaccaccagtacttacgcaaattataattatgcgggtttgatttttagtacacgatgttattccttgaccgtggaagtcaatcgtgaacgtttattgagtacgtaatttattacaaaaattggtacccgcttgggattcgaacaccgatgcatcgctcagcacgaatgcaccggacgtcttatcctttaggccacgacgacttcaaaagacgACTTTGGTCTCACTAAGttgataaattaaatgttaaagaAACCAAACACGATTCTTTCGCAGAGCTATATCCATGGTCTAGTGAAACCTGTATACGAGAAACAAAGTTGGGAAAAGGTTAATATTGGAGTTATTGAAAGGTAAGATGTTCTTTAATGAAACCCTCGTTGGGTACAACCCAGTACTGAAGGCGTATTGCGAATCCGCGCGGCTAGGTGCCATACTGCTACATCTGTCACGAAGCAGTCCTGCTTTCCTGTTTGATAGGTGGGACCCATCGTTAAACAAGCTCATATTTCAAGATGcgcaccttgaaatatgagccTGAAATATGAAGTAGGACTGCTTCAAGTGGAAATAATTTTgtgatatataatataactcGTCTGGCtgtaaatactgttacataaaaaact is a window from the Bombyx mori chromosome 12, ASM3026992v2 genome containing:
- the LOC101744117 gene encoding glutamyl aminopeptidase-like isoform X2; this encodes MLTRLLTHNLRKLANLLKNNAKHSHFPSKLVTEYSETKMKDCDRLTPLVYPTNYDLVLKPDLKTGVFEGTVKINITVKADQKKIALHSKFLKIKGLTLNRGDEAISILKYSREKQSQQLVVHFENVLNSGNYQMNIEFSGDLTRKIVGFYLSHLKDNRTMVASKFQPTYARQAFPCFDEPDFKATYDIALVKPEGYVALSNMNEISVTRDPSSDLETVKFATSVPMSTYLACFVVCDFGYKDVEINTSGIGNTFKLRSFAQKNELHKIDFAQDIGKRATEFYIRYYEVEFPLPKLDMIAIPDYISGATEHWGLITYRETSFLVDEATASVKNKISIANTIAHELAHMWFGNLVTMKWWDEVWLNEGFASYMQVKSLNAIEPSWAMLDQFLTKTVHPVLVTDAKLSSHPIVQTVSTPDQITSIFDTISYNKGASILRMLEGFIGEENFRRGVSDYLKKFQYGNTVTQDLLSCLEVYFKQENPDLSLTHIMDTWTQQMGYPLLYVEPGNGTNTYVVTQKRFLLDPDAEYTNDSKFNYRWYVPITYKTNKGNCGRVIWFPDTVESVTLNLDDNIRWLKINNNQIGYYRVHYADEMWQNLILELNAKSKELTISDRAHLLDDAFALAEAGSLPYNIALDLTTYLTVEDDEIPWTTAVSIFGGLARRLLNTPAYDDLKSYIHGLVKPVYEKQSWEKVNIGVIERLLRARILTLATRYQLPDAEDKVRNLFLSWLNGHGTPDAVVIEPDLRDFVYYYGMRSATQQEWDKLWEIYLKETDVLEATKIRSALSASRDANILKRYLELSWDEANIRSQDYLNVLADVSDNPTGTGLVWDDVRTRWPQLVDRFTLNSRYLGGLITSITKSFSTQQKLNEMEAFFAQYPEAGAGEASRKRALETVHNNIKWSQKHRASVAAWLEKRRS
- the LOC101744117 gene encoding glutamyl aminopeptidase-like isoform X1; protein product: MSPKLSQCLFRNNIIILLGLLSFSLIAPAITLTTFDKRSKTCESDDCVPMAVREETNLSNVTENANYYRLPNNILPKNYNLTLKPNMKDNIFKGTVNIAIEVLTSTNKITMHAYKLTIESVILKDSKNVEVSISSINISTDKRELLRIHLNDQIQRGKYNVEIVFQGNMDKKIIGFYSSSLKNGGTMVASKFQPTYARQAFPCFDEPDFKATYDIALVKPEGYVALSNMNEISVTRDPSSDLETVKFATSVPMSTYLACFVVCDFGYKDVEINTSGIGNTFKLRSFAQKNELHKIDFAQDIGKRATEFYIRYYEVEFPLPKLDMIAIPDYISGATEHWGLITYRETSFLVDEATASVKNKISIANTIAHELAHMWFGNLVTMKWWDEVWLNEGFASYMQVKSLNAIEPSWAMLDQFLTKTVHPVLVTDAKLSSHPIVQTVSTPDQITSIFDTISYNKGASILRMLEGFIGEENFRRGVSDYLKKFQYGNTVTQDLLSCLEVYFKQENPDLSLTHIMDTWTQQMGYPLLYVEPGNGTNTYVVTQKRFLLDPDAEYTNDSKFNYRWYVPITYKTNKGNCGRVIWFPDTVESVTLNLDDNIRWLKINNNQIGYYRVHYADEMWQNLILELNAKSKELTISDRAHLLDDAFALAEAGSLPYNIALDLTTYLTVEDDEIPWTTAVSIFGGLARRLLNTPAYDDLKSYIHGLVKPVYEKQSWEKVNIGVIERLLRARILTLATRYQLPDAEDKVRNLFLSWLNGHGTPDAVVIEPDLRDFVYYYGMRSATQQEWDKLWEIYLKETDVLEATKIRSALSASRDANILKRYLELSWDEANIRSQDYLNVLADVSDNPTGTGLVWDDVRTRWPQLVDRFTLNSRYLGGLITSITKSFSTQQKLNEMEAFFAQYPEAGAGEASRKRALETVHNNIKWSQKHRASVAAWLEKRRS